In Sulfuritortus calidifontis, the sequence AGGCCGGTGAGCTGGGTGAACACCTCGTTGACGTCGCTGCACAGGGCCTCGTTGCAGGTGAGCAGGCCGAAGTCGGTGTACAAGCCGGCGGTGCGGGCGTGGTAGTTGCCAGTGCCGAGGTGGACATAGCGCCTGAGCACGCCCTTCTCCCGGCGCACCACCAGGGCCATCTTGGCATGGGTCTTGTGGCCGACCACGCCGTAGACCACGTGCGCCCCGGCGTCCTCCAGCTGTTTGGCCCAGTTGATGTTGGCCTCTTCGTCGAAGCGGGCCAGCAGCTCGACCACGGCGGTGACCTCCTTGCCCCGCTGGGCGGCCAGGATCAGCTGCCGCATCAGTTCGGAATCGGTGCCGGTGCGGTAGACCGTCTGGCGGATGGCCAGCACATCGGGGTCGTGCGCCGCCTGGCTGATGAAATCGATCACCGGCTGGAACGATTGGAAGGGGTGGTGCAGCAGGATGTCGCCGGCGGAGATGGCCTGGAAGACGTCGGGCTGTTTGATCAGTTCTGCCGGCATGCTTGCCGTGAACGGCGCGAACTTGAGATCCGGCCGGTCGACCCGGTCGGGCACGTTCATCAACCGCACCAGGTTCACCGGGCCGGCGACCTGGTAGAGATCTTCCTTGGCCAGGTTGAACTGGCGCAGCAGGAATTCGGCATTCGACGGCCGGCAGATGTCGGACACCTCCAGGCGCACGGCATCGCCGAAGTGGCGGTGCGGCAGTTCGCCCTGCAGCAGCTCACGCAGGTTTTTGGTCTCTTCCTCGTCGACGAACAGGTCGGAGTTGCGGGTGACCCGGAACTGGTTGCAGCTCAGGATCTCCATGCCGGCGAACAGCTCGCCGACATGGGCGTGCAGCACCGAGGAGAGGAAGATGAAGCTGTATTCGCAGCTGGCCACCTCGCGCGGCAGCTGGATCACCCGCGGCAGCGAGCGCGGTGCCTGGACCACGGCCATGCCCGACTTGCGGCCGAAGGCATCCTTGCCCGACAGCTCGACCACGAAGTTGAGGCTCTTGTTGAGCACGTTGGGAAAGGGATGGGCCGGGTCGAGGCCGATGGGGGTGAGCACCGGCATCAGCTCGTTGAAGAAATAATTGTGAATCCATTCGGCCTGTTCCGGGGTCCACTGTGCCCGCTTGTGGAAGCGGATGCCCTCGGCCGCCAGCGCCGGCAGCACCTGTTCGTTGAGCACGCGATACTGGTGGGCGACCAAGGCGTGCGCCTCGTCGGACACCGCCTTGAGCACCTGCCGGGCGGTCAGGCCGTCGACCCCGGCGTGATAGGGGTTGAGCCGCATCTGTTCCTTGAGCCCGGCGACCCGGATCTCGAAGAACTCGTCCATGTTGCTGGAGAAGATGCAGAGAAAGCGCAGGCGCTCGAGCAGAGGGGTGTCGGGATCTTCGGCCTGGGCCAGCACCCGGCGGTTGAATTCGAGCAGGCCGAGTTCGCGGTTGATCAGGTATTCGTGCGGGGGCAGGGCGGTCACGGTGTTGTCATCTTGGTTTCTTTGATTAATGCTAGCTTGAAAATCCAAGGCGATCTATCGCGGGTCACGCATCGGCAATGGCTGACGAAATCGAATTGAAACTGGCGGTCACGGCGGCCGAGGCCTTGCGCCTCAAGCGCAGCCCGATGCTGGCCGGCGTGCGGCCGGTGCGCCGCCTGCTGTACAGCATCTATTACGACACCCCGGAATTCGACCTGCTGGGCCAAGGCGTGGCCTTGCGCGTGCGCCGGGTCGGCCGGCGCTGGATCCAGACGGTGAAGGCGGAGGCGCAATCGGTCGGTGCCCTGACCACGCGGCCCGAATGGGAGGTTCAGGTGGCGAGCGGGCAGCCGGACATCGCGCGCCTGCCCGAGCCGGCCCGGGCCTACTTCCCGGCCGAGGTCGTGGCGGCGCTCAAGCCCTGCTTCAGCACGCGGTTCGAGCGCACGGCCTGGCTTCTGGAGGAGGCCGGCAACAGCCTGGAACTGGCCCTCGATCGCGGCGAGATCGAGGCGGGTCGCTCTCGCCTGCCCATCGCCGAGGTCGAATTCGAACTGCGCGCGGGTTCGCCCGATTGCCTGTTCGAGGTCGCCGGGCGGCTGGCGAAGACCGTGGCGTTCGGTCTGGAGCCGCGCAGCAAGGCTGAACGCGGTTATGCCCTGGCCGGGGCGTTCAAGCCAATGCCGGTCAAGGCCAAGGCGCCGGTGCTTGGCCGCGACGACGATCCCGGCCGGGCCTGGCAGGCGATGGCGGCGGCGGCGCTGGCGCAATTCTCGGCCAATGTGCCAGGCTTGTTGAGCGATGACGAGCCCGAGTTCGTGCATCAGGCAAGGGTGGCGATCCGGCGCCTGCTCGCCGTCAGCGGCATGGCCAAGACCCTCGACCTCCCCAGGCCGCGCTGGCGGAGCGATCTGCGCCAACTGCTGGCAGCCTTGGCCCCCGCCCGGGAGTGGGATGTCCTGGTCACCGAACTGCTGCCGGAGTTGAAGTCGATGGCGGCGGCCCAAGGCGAGGCGCTGCGTGTCCGCGCCGTCAGGCTGCAAGAGCGGGCACGGGCCGAGGCGCGGGAGGCGGTGCGCTCACCTGACTGCGTCCGCCTGGTGCTCGCTATCGGCCGCGATTTGTCGGCGCCGGTCGAGGCCAAGGGCAAGATCCGGTCCTGGGCGCGGACCCTGCTCGATCGCCGGCTGCGCCGGCTCAAGCGCCTGGGCAGGGATTTCGAGGCGCTCGATGCCAAGGGGCGACACCGCGTGCGCATCGCCGCCAAGAAGCTGCGCTATACCGCCGATGCCTTGGCGCCGGTGTATGGCGCTGCGGCGGTGCCCTATCTCGATCAGCTGTCTGCCTTGCAGGACAAGCTGGGCGCCGCCAACGACGCGGTCATGGCGATGCAACTGATCGACGAACTGGGCTTGAAAGGGGAGCAGGGGGCTGCTGTGCGCGAGGTGTTCGAGCGCGCCTTGCAAGTACGCACCCAGGCCCATGCGCGGGGCCTGGGGACAAGTTGGCACGACTTCGTCGAGACGCCGCCGTTCTGGCACAAGGCGGCGAAGCAACGGGCTAGGCGTTAGGCGGCGACCTCGGCCAGTTGCTTGCGATTGAGCACCTGGATGGTGCGGCCGTGAACCTCGATCAGGCCTTTCTTGCTCAGCTGGCCCAGTACCCGCGACAGCGTTTCCGGCGCCAGATTGAGATGGGCAGCCAGGGTCTGCTTGCTGGAGCCGAGTTCCACTCGATACTGGTTGGCCTCGATGTTGCCGCCTTCCTGCAGGAGATAGCCGGCCACCTTCTGCAGGCTGCTGCGCAGGGCGCAGGATTCGATGTCGATCATCAATTCATGCAGGCGCACCGACAGGCTGGCCAGCATCTTGCGAGCGAGCGCCGGGCTGCCGTCGATGGCTGAGAGCAGCTGATCCTTGTCGATCAGGAGCACGATGCTGTCCTGGGTGGCCTGCGCACTCAGCGGGTAGGGCCGGTCGAGGAAGGTGACCGCCTCGCCGAAGGACTGGCCGGGATTGGCCAGATACATGACCTTCTCGCCACCCTGGGGCGAAGGGATGGACAGCTTGACCTGACCCATCACGACCAGATGCATGCCCATGGGCGATTGGCCCTTCTGGAACAGCACCTCGTTTTTTTGCACCCGGTATTCCCGGGTCGATAGGGCGATCTGTTGCAATTCCGCCTCGCTCAAACCAAGGAACAGAGGTTGGCGGGAAAGAATTTCGGCGATCGAGTGGCGATGTTCCAGCATCATCGATGGCAAGCTCCTTGTGCTAATAATAATTACTCACCTCAATATCCAATGTTCTAGAAAAAATTGATTTGTGTCAAAGCAGACAACAAGACATGTTTGTCATGATATTGCCCAAGCGCTGAAAGGAGTTGTCTGATGAACCTTTCCGGAGTCCTGGTCGTCGCGAAACCCGAATGGGTCGAGCAGGTTGTTGCCTCGTTGCAGGGGCTGCCGGGCGTGGAGGTGCATCAAACCGACGCCGAGACCGGCCGCATCGTCGTCGTTCAAGAGGCTGCCGACATCCATGCCGAGCTGGATGCGCTCAAACGGATCAAGGCGGTGCCGCACGTCATCATGGCCGAGATGGTCTATCACTACATTGCCGAGGACGACAAGGTCTACGACCAATTGCCGCCCGAACTGCAAGCCGATGCAGGCGAAGCCTGCGCCATACCGACATATCTGCAGGACTGATCAATCCCTTTGGACAGGAGGATGAAATGGGTCTGACGCGTCGCGATTTTCTTAAAACGAGCATTGCCGCAAGCACGGCTGCCACAGTAGGGATGCCCCTGGCCAAGTCGGCCGAGGCGGCAGTACAGCAAACCGAGGCCGGCTGGCAATGGGACAAGGCGGTATGCCGCTTCTGCGGCACCGGGTGCGGCATCATGGTGGCCACCAAGGGTGGCAAGATCGTCGCGACCAAGGGCGACCCCGATGCCCCGGTCAACCGCGGTCTCAACTGCGTGAAGGGCTACTTCAACGGCAAGATCATGTACGGCGCCGACCGCCTGACCCAGCCGCTGCTACGGATGAAGGACGGCAAATTCGACAAGAAGGGCCAGTTCGTTCCGGTCAGCTGGGACAAAGCCTTTGAGATCATGACCGAGAAGTTCATGGCCGCCTACAAGGAGAAGGGCCCGCACGGCATCGGCCTGTTCGGTTCCGGCCAGTGGACCGTGCCCGAGGGCTACGTCGCGGCCAAGCTGTGGAAGGCCGGTTTCCGTTCCAACAACATCGACCCCAACGCCCGCCATTGCATGGCCTCGGCCGTGGCTGCCTTCATGCAGACCTTCGGCATCGACGAACCGGCCGGCAACTACGACGACATCGAGCACACCGATACCGCCGTGCTCTGGGGCGCCAACATGGCCGAGATGCACCCCATCCTCTGGTCGCGCATCACCAACCGCCGGCTTACTCACAAGAACATGGTGGTGGTGAACCTGTCGACCTACGCCAACATGTCGTCCGACATCGCCGACATCGAGATCGTGTTCCGGCCCAGCGGCGACCTGGCGATCCAGAACTACATCGCACGCGAGATCGTGAAGCGCAATGCGGTGAATTGGGACTTCGTCAACAAGCATGCCGTGTTCGCCACCGGCCCCTACGACATCGGCTACGGCTTCCGCCCGGCCAAGGCCGACCAGTTCGCCTCGGCCAAGGAAATGGAGGTGGTGAAGAACGAGCAGGCCCACGTGATCGACAAGTGGGAGGCCATCGCCCAGCGCAAGCAGGAGGGCGAGGTGGTCAAGCAGACCAATATTCTCGGCGCCAAGCCGGCGGCCGACTGGGCGATCAGCTTCGAGGACTTCGCCCGCGCGCTGGAGCCGTACGACGCCGATTTCACCACGGCTGTGGCCAAGGGCGATCCGGACGAGTCGGATGCCTCGTTCAAGGCCAAGCTGCAGAAGCTGGCTGACCTCTATTGTGACCCCAAGCGCAAGGTGGTGTCCTACTGGACCATGGGTTTTAACCAGCACCAGCGCGGCACCTGGGTCAACGAGCAGTGCTACATGAACCATCTTCTGGTGGGCAAGCAATCCATGCCCGGCAACGGTGCCTTCTCGCTGACCGGCCAGCCCTCGGCCTGCGGCACCGCGCGCGAGGTCGGCACCTTCTCACATCGCCTGCCGGCGGACATGGTGGTCAACAACAAAAAGCACCGCGACATCACGGAAAAGATCTGGAAACTGCCGGCCAACACTCTCAACCCCGCGATTGGCAGCCATTTCGTCAAGATCATGCGCGATCTCGAGGACGGCACCATCAAATGGGCCATGGTCCAGGTCAACAACCCCTGGCAGAACACCGCCAACCTCAATCACTGGATCAAGGGCGCGCGCGAGATGGACAACTTCATCGTCTGTTGCGACGCCTATCCAACCGTCTCGGCCAAGGTCGCCGACCTGGTATTGCCGGCGGCCATGATCTACGAGAAGTGGGGCTTCTACGGCAACGCCGAGCGGCGCACCCAGTGCTGGCGCCAGCAGGTGTCGCCCCCCGGCCAGGCCAAGGGCGACCTCTGGATCCTGCTGGAGATGGCCAAGCGGATCAAGCTCAAGGATGTGTGGGGCGAGCAGAAGGTGCCCGGGCTGAAAGAGGCCGGCTTCGAGGACGGCAAGTTGCCCTCGGTGCTCGATGCCGCCAAGGCCATGGGCTATGACCCCGAGATGAGCCTGTACGACGCGTTGTTCGCCACCAAGGAGAACAAGGCCAACTTCAAGTGGCCCGATGCGGTGGCCAAGGGCCATGGCAACCACATCGCCGAAACCCTCAAGGACGGCTGGTTCCCGGAAAAAGCCATGTTCGAGGAGTACCGCAAGTTCGGCACGGGTCACGGCCACGACCTCGCTCCCTTCGACGTCTACTACGACGACAAGGTGCGCGGTCTCAAGTGGCCGGTGGTGCAAAAGGACGGCAAGTGGGTGGAAACCCCCTGGCGCTTCAACGAGCAGTACGATCCCTATTGCAAGAAGGGCTCGGGCATCGACTTCTACGGCAACAACGGCAAGGCCCTGGTCATGGGCGATCTGGACAAGCCGGGCGATGGCAGCAAGAAGGTCGATATCTCCGGCCGGGCCAAGATCTACTTCCGGCCCTATGCCAGCCCGGTCGAACAGCCGGACAAGGAATTCAACCTCTGGCTGTGTACCGGTCGGGTGCTGGAGCACTGGCACTCGGGCTCGATGACCCGGCGCGTGCCCGAACTGCACCGTGCCGTGCCGGCTGCCGTGTGTTGGATGCATCCGAAGGATGCCGAGTCGCGCGGTCTCAAGCGCAACGACCTGGTCTGGGTGGAGTCGCGCCGGGGCAAGGTCAAGGTGCGCATCGAGACCGGGGGGCGCAACAAGGTGCCGCGTGGCTTGGTCTATGTGCCCTGGTTCGACGAGGGCGTGCTGATCAACAAGGTCACTCTCGACTCGACCTGCCCGATCTCGAAAGAGACCGACTTCAAGAAGTGCTCGGTCAAGGTCTACAAGGCCTGAACGACCGCGCGTAGCAGCAGCCGGCAGCATGCCGCGATCGAAGTGCGCTCACCGCGTGAGACTTCGGTCACGGGCGCCGGTTGCGACTACCGGTTAGACAGACATGGCTGACAAATCCGTCACCCGCCGCGATTTCCTGGTGAAGCTGGCCCAGGGCACCTCGCTGGCCGCCACCGGCGGTCTGCTCTGGGGCTATCTGGTCCGCCAGGAGACCCGGGCCGCCCCCTTTGCCTTGCGGCCGCCGGGTGCCCTGCCCGAGGCGGATTTCAATGCCACTTGCATCAAGTGCGGCCAGTGCGTGAACGCCTGCCCCTACGATACCCTCAAGCTGGCCGGGGCCGGCGGCGATATCCCGCTCGGCACCCCGCATTTCACGCCGCGGCAGATACCCTGCTACCTGTGTCCGGACATCCCCTGCATGAAGGCCTGTCCGACTGGGGCGTTGTCGCCGAAGCTGAAGAACATCAACGATTCGCGCATGGGTCTGGCGGTGATCGACCTGGAGAACTGCCTGTCCTGGAAAGGCCTGCGCTGCGAGATCTGCCATCGTGAGTGCCCGCTCAAGGGCAAGGCCATCGTGCTGGAGACTCACCCGCGCGAGATATCCAAGCACGCCATGTTCTTCCCCATCGTCAAGTCGGATGCCTGCACCGGCTGCGGCATCTGCGAGAAGGCCTGCCCGACCACCGAGCCGGCCATCCGCATCCTGCCGCACAAGCTGGTGCAGGGGCGGATCGGCGAACACTATCGCCTGGGCTGGACTTTCGAGACCGAGATCACCCAGGACTTCCAGCCCGCCGCACCGGCCTCGTCCGAGGCGCCGGCCGAGGTGCCAAAGCAGGCGCCGGGCATGGACTATCTTAATCAGGGCCTGTGACCATGAGCGCCCATCGATCCCCCGGTCTCGGCGCCCGCCTCTGGTCCTGGCGCTATCTGGTGCTGCGTCGGCTGAGCCAGTTCGGCTTCCTGCTGCTGTTCTTCGGCACCGCCCATTGGGGCTGGCAGTTGGCCAAGAACGTGCCCTTGCTCACTGGCAACCTCAGCGCCTCGGAGTTCATCGCCCTGATCCCCATGGCCGATCCCTTCGCGGTGCTGCAAATACTGCTGACCGGCCATATGCTGCAGCAGGAGGTCTTGCTCGGCGCGGCCATCGTCTTCGGCTTCTATATGCTGGTTGGCGGCCGGGTCTACTGCGCCTGGGTCTGCCCGGTCAATGTGGTGACCGATCTGGCCGGTTGGCTGCGCAACCGTTTGCAGATTCCCGCCCTGTTCATCCTCAACCGTATTACCCGTTATTTCGTCCTGATCGCGGCCCTGGTGCTCTCGGCGATCACCGGCGTGGCGGCCTTCGAGTGGGTGAGCCCGATCAGCATGATGCACCGCGAGATCATCTTCGGCTTCGGTCTCGGCTTTCTTGCCTTGCTGGCCATCTTCCTGTTCGACCTCCTGATCCTCAAGCATGGCTGGTGCGGCCACTTGTGTCCCCTGGGCGGCTTCTGGTCGGCGGTCGGCCGGCATACCGCCCAGATCCGGGTGCGCTTCGACAAGGACAGCTGCACCCATTGCGGCGACTGCGCCAAGATTTGTCCGGAGCCGCAGGTGCTGAATTTGAAGCGGTTGGAGGAGGTGGGCTATGTGTTTTCCGGCGAATGCAGCAATTGCGGGCGCTGTACGCCGGTCTGCCCGGAGGGCAGTCTACGTTTCGACTTGCGGCCCTTGATTGGCAAGCACAACGCGGTTGCGGTGCGGGCAGGCAAGGGCAATTGAGTTTAATGGCAGGACGTATCTTGTTTGGGTGTGCAAAGGAGGATGTGATGAAAAAGCTCTTAATGATCGGAACGGCGCTGTCGTTGGTCTTTGCTGTGCAGGCGGGGGCAGCCGACAAGAAAGCCGTCGCGGATGACCAGATCGGCCTGTCCAAGACCAGTGTCTATGACG encodes:
- the ppk1 gene encoding polyphosphate kinase 1, whose protein sequence is MTALPPHEYLINRELGLLEFNRRVLAQAEDPDTPLLERLRFLCIFSSNMDEFFEIRVAGLKEQMRLNPYHAGVDGLTARQVLKAVSDEAHALVAHQYRVLNEQVLPALAAEGIRFHKRAQWTPEQAEWIHNYFFNELMPVLTPIGLDPAHPFPNVLNKSLNFVVELSGKDAFGRKSGMAVVQAPRSLPRVIQLPREVASCEYSFIFLSSVLHAHVGELFAGMEILSCNQFRVTRNSDLFVDEEETKNLRELLQGELPHRHFGDAVRLEVSDICRPSNAEFLLRQFNLAKEDLYQVAGPVNLVRLMNVPDRVDRPDLKFAPFTASMPAELIKQPDVFQAISAGDILLHHPFQSFQPVIDFISQAAHDPDVLAIRQTVYRTGTDSELMRQLILAAQRGKEVTAVVELLARFDEEANINWAKQLEDAGAHVVYGVVGHKTHAKMALVVRREKGVLRRYVHLGTGNYHARTAGLYTDFGLLTCNEALCSDVNEVFTQLTGLGRAHAHAYLWQAPFSLHSNLIAAIGREIEQAKAGKPAHIIAKMNALLEPRVINALYEASQAGVKIDLIVRGVCALRPGIKGVSDNIRVRSILGRFLEHSRVFYFHNGGAEDVYLASADWMDRNFFRRIETCFPVLEPKLKRRVINEGLKPYLKDNSKAWLMRADGSFERARRRGKAFEGQAYLLQLLSAKS
- a CDS encoding CYTH and CHAD domain-containing protein is translated as MADEIELKLAVTAAEALRLKRSPMLAGVRPVRRLLYSIYYDTPEFDLLGQGVALRVRRVGRRWIQTVKAEAQSVGALTTRPEWEVQVASGQPDIARLPEPARAYFPAEVVAALKPCFSTRFERTAWLLEEAGNSLELALDRGEIEAGRSRLPIAEVEFELRAGSPDCLFEVAGRLAKTVAFGLEPRSKAERGYALAGAFKPMPVKAKAPVLGRDDDPGRAWQAMAAAALAQFSANVPGLLSDDEPEFVHQARVAIRRLLAVSGMAKTLDLPRPRWRSDLRQLLAALAPAREWDVLVTELLPELKSMAAAQGEALRVRAVRLQERARAEAREAVRSPDCVRLVLAIGRDLSAPVEAKGKIRSWARTLLDRRLRRLKRLGRDFEALDAKGRHRVRIAAKKLRYTADALAPVYGAAAVPYLDQLSALQDKLGAANDAVMAMQLIDELGLKGEQGAAVREVFERALQVRTQAHARGLGTSWHDFVETPPFWHKAAKQRARR
- a CDS encoding Crp/Fnr family transcriptional regulator; the protein is MMLEHRHSIAEILSRQPLFLGLSEAELQQIALSTREYRVQKNEVLFQKGQSPMGMHLVVMGQVKLSIPSPQGGEKVMYLANPGQSFGEAVTFLDRPYPLSAQATQDSIVLLIDKDQLLSAIDGSPALARKMLASLSVRLHELMIDIESCALRSSLQKVAGYLLQEGGNIEANQYRVELGSSKQTLAAHLNLAPETLSRVLGQLSKKGLIEVHGRTIQVLNRKQLAEVAA
- a CDS encoding chaperone NapD, which encodes MNLSGVLVVAKPEWVEQVVASLQGLPGVEVHQTDAETGRIVVVQEAADIHAELDALKRIKAVPHVIMAEMVYHYIAEDDKVYDQLPPELQADAGEACAIPTYLQD
- the napA gene encoding nitrate reductase catalytic subunit NapA, encoding MGLTRRDFLKTSIAASTAATVGMPLAKSAEAAVQQTEAGWQWDKAVCRFCGTGCGIMVATKGGKIVATKGDPDAPVNRGLNCVKGYFNGKIMYGADRLTQPLLRMKDGKFDKKGQFVPVSWDKAFEIMTEKFMAAYKEKGPHGIGLFGSGQWTVPEGYVAAKLWKAGFRSNNIDPNARHCMASAVAAFMQTFGIDEPAGNYDDIEHTDTAVLWGANMAEMHPILWSRITNRRLTHKNMVVVNLSTYANMSSDIADIEIVFRPSGDLAIQNYIAREIVKRNAVNWDFVNKHAVFATGPYDIGYGFRPAKADQFASAKEMEVVKNEQAHVIDKWEAIAQRKQEGEVVKQTNILGAKPAADWAISFEDFARALEPYDADFTTAVAKGDPDESDASFKAKLQKLADLYCDPKRKVVSYWTMGFNQHQRGTWVNEQCYMNHLLVGKQSMPGNGAFSLTGQPSACGTAREVGTFSHRLPADMVVNNKKHRDITEKIWKLPANTLNPAIGSHFVKIMRDLEDGTIKWAMVQVNNPWQNTANLNHWIKGAREMDNFIVCCDAYPTVSAKVADLVLPAAMIYEKWGFYGNAERRTQCWRQQVSPPGQAKGDLWILLEMAKRIKLKDVWGEQKVPGLKEAGFEDGKLPSVLDAAKAMGYDPEMSLYDALFATKENKANFKWPDAVAKGHGNHIAETLKDGWFPEKAMFEEYRKFGTGHGHDLAPFDVYYDDKVRGLKWPVVQKDGKWVETPWRFNEQYDPYCKKGSGIDFYGNNGKALVMGDLDKPGDGSKKVDISGRAKIYFRPYASPVEQPDKEFNLWLCTGRVLEHWHSGSMTRRVPELHRAVPAAVCWMHPKDAESRGLKRNDLVWVESRRGKVKVRIETGGRNKVPRGLVYVPWFDEGVLINKVTLDSTCPISKETDFKKCSVKVYKA
- the napG gene encoding ferredoxin-type protein NapG — translated: MADKSVTRRDFLVKLAQGTSLAATGGLLWGYLVRQETRAAPFALRPPGALPEADFNATCIKCGQCVNACPYDTLKLAGAGGDIPLGTPHFTPRQIPCYLCPDIPCMKACPTGALSPKLKNINDSRMGLAVIDLENCLSWKGLRCEICHRECPLKGKAIVLETHPREISKHAMFFPIVKSDACTGCGICEKACPTTEPAIRILPHKLVQGRIGEHYRLGWTFETEITQDFQPAAPASSEAPAEVPKQAPGMDYLNQGL
- the napH gene encoding quinol dehydrogenase ferredoxin subunit NapH, whose translation is MSAHRSPGLGARLWSWRYLVLRRLSQFGFLLLFFGTAHWGWQLAKNVPLLTGNLSASEFIALIPMADPFAVLQILLTGHMLQQEVLLGAAIVFGFYMLVGGRVYCAWVCPVNVVTDLAGWLRNRLQIPALFILNRITRYFVLIAALVLSAITGVAAFEWVSPISMMHREIIFGFGLGFLALLAIFLFDLLILKHGWCGHLCPLGGFWSAVGRHTAQIRVRFDKDSCTHCGDCAKICPEPQVLNLKRLEEVGYVFSGECSNCGRCTPVCPEGSLRFDLRPLIGKHNAVAVRAGKGN